A portion of the Osmia lignaria lignaria isolate PbOS001 chromosome 15, iyOsmLign1, whole genome shotgun sequence genome contains these proteins:
- the LOC117600217 gene encoding RIB43A-like with coiled-coils protein 2: MLKFQTVTKEDLKLAAARERRRQTDQERKQRIFNPRFRKIGIDKEFLDKQVAEKKQLQELEHAKESELDESLIRSSKLALLLEKQQEEERRNIHKEIEQFRQQYQRAENRRDYELYDPNALKKASLIKDDEVGFGLQKFEGEAVPKERVKAQKEQMRWWIEKQKDERVQLDRERQEAEKAYQEAVISRDKRAVALDQMEEECRRRLNEATARFNRAMAEEQEYRRHCEALRDEEDKKAEIYNHVTGDFLTEAKEQAESTRGPHKPLASRYKGMTADQLRLFRQEQVRQMKDIEKMKLEEKRMNEEWDQLMNSHAEIANAYQREMDQKRTEINKRIAEENLKLAKQHKSHQEYLNRELYKNKPTAEFFEQFNKDAR, encoded by the exons ATGTTGAAGTTTCAAACCGTGACCAAGGAGGACTTGAAACTCGCCGCGGCCAGAGAGCGCCGGCGGCAGACAGATCAAGAACGAAAACAACGAATATTTAATCCTCGATTCAGGAAAATCGGA ATAGACAAAGAATTCTTGGACAAACAGGTCGCGGAGAAGAAGCAGCTTCAAGAGTTGGAACACGCCAAAGAATCCGAGCTCGACGAGAGTTTGATTCGTAGCAGTAAACTTGCCTTGTTGTTGGAGAAGCAACAAGAAGAG GAGAGGAGAAACATACATAAAGAAATCGAACAATTTCGGCAACAATACCAGCGTGCCGAGAATCGTCGAGATTACGAGCTGTACGATCCGAACGCGTTAAAAAAGGCGTCTCTAATAAAAGATGACGAGGTTGGCTTCGGATTGCAGAA ATTCGAGGGTGAGGCGGTACCAAAAGAACGCGTGAAGGCGCAGAAAGAGCAGATGAGGTGGTGGATCGAGAAGCAAAAGGATGAACGTGTGCAGTTGGATAGAGAACGGCAGGAAGCTGAGAAAGCGTACCAGGAAGCCGTCATCTCCAGGGACAAGCGTGCCGTGGCCTTAGATCAGATGGAAGAAGAATGCCGTCGAAGGTTGAACGAAGCCACCGCACGATTTAATCGAGCCATG GCGGAGGAGCAAGAGTACCGCCGCCATTGCGAAGCCCTTCGAGACGAAGAGGACAAGAAGGCGGAAATCTACAATCACGTGACCGGGGACTTCCTGACGGAAGCCAAAGAGCAAGCGGAGAGCACTCGTGGACCGCACAAACCGTTGGCATCGCGGTACAAGGGCATGACCGCCGACCAGCTTAGGCTTTTCAGACAGGAACAAGTTCGGCAAATGAAAGACATCGAG aaaatgaaattagagGAGAAGCGAATGAACGAAGAATGGGACCAGCTGATGAATTCTCACGCGGAGATAGCGAACGCGTATCAACGCGAGATGGATCAGAAGAGGAC AGAGATTAACAAAAGGATTGCCGAAGAGAATCTGAAGCTTGCGAAACAGCACAAGTCGCATCAGGAGTACCTCAATCGAGAGCTATACAAGAACAAACCCACGGCAGAATTTTTTGAACAATTTAACAAAGACGCTCGTTAA
- the Vps20 gene encoding vacuolar protein sorting 20 has translation MGIFFAKKKPPSRVTEHDKAILQLKQTRDKIKQYQRRIEQSLEKERLLAKKLVQNGQKDRALLLLRKKKFQEQVLSKTDGQLENLERMVHDIEFAQVEVKVIDGLKVGNAALKKLHDLLSIDEIEKVMDETREGIEKQKEINDVLSGELTEEDEGEVEAELDALLAAEVKEKAPEVPDDVILPEVPEGVPEKKKERTKEKTQEAVALEA, from the exons ATGGGTATTTTCTTTGCAAAGAAAAAACCGCCAAGTCGTGTTACAGAGCATGATAAGGCTATCCTG caaTTGAAACAAACTAGAGAtaagatcaaacaatatcaacGCAGAATCGAACAAAGCCTTGAGAAAGAACGTTTACTTGCAAAGAAACTTGTACAAAATGGGCAAAAAGA tCGAGCTTTGCTTCTTTTGCGGAAAAAGAAGTTTCAAGAGCAAGTGTTATCAAAGACTGATGGACAATTGGAGAATTTGGAACGCATGGTACACGATATAGAATTTGCACAAGTAGAAGTGAAGGTTATTGATGGCCTAAAAGTGGGCAATGCTGCATTAAAGAAGCTTCATGACTTGCTATCCATTGATGAAATTGAGAAAGTCATGGATGAGACTAGAGAAGGCattgaaaaacagaaagaaatcaATGATGTGTTATCTGGAGAACTTACAGAAGAAGATGAAGGAGAAGTTGAAGCAGAGCTGGATGCTCTTCTAGCAGCAGAAGTTAAAGAAAAGGCACCAGAAGTACCAGATGATGTAATCTTACCAGAAGTACCAGAAGGAGTAccagaaaagaagaaag AACGTACAAAAGAGAAGACACAAGAAGCTGTTGCTCTAGAAGCATAA